The DNA region CGATGCAGACCACTTAAATCTATCCCAGTATCTTTATATTCAGAAATGTTTGCAAAACTACTGAAATCACTGAAGACTTTGTTATTGCGGGTATTGTAAGGAAGGTCTCGTTCGGTATCTAGATTAAAAACACTGGCAAAAATTTCACTGTTTTCGTTAGCATATCCGCCACGTACCCAGATATTAGTAGAGTCATAAGATGAGTTTTCACGCTTGTCACCATCTTCAACAATCATTTGTTTAGGTAAGTCGCCATACTTATCTTTTACATCTGAAAGTACAGGTTCATAGTCGTTAGACATTCTCATGGAGTCTCGTCCACGATGATCGACAGTGGCAAATAGACTAAAGCCATTTTTACCTAAACTTATTGATGCCGATTCATTATTTTGTCCCATTTGTCCAATAGATGCCTCTAAATCTCCGCTGATCCCTTCTTGGCCTTTTTTGGTAATGATATTAACTACGCCGCCCATACCGTTAGGACCGTATAGTACTGAAGATGCGCCCTTGGTTACTTCAATTTTTGCTATAATACTCGCTGAGATTTGGTTTAAATCTAATTGACCGTAATTAGTTTCGTAATATGGTACACCATCAAGAAGCACTAGGATTTTATCCTGTTCAAAACCTTGAATGGTTATATACTTCTCCCCTTTACTTGACTGGGCAGTATGTACTCCTGGTATATAATCTAATGCTTCAGCCGCAGTCTTAGCTCCGACCAATTCAATCTGGGCTTGCGTCATAGTATTGTGAATCGCTATATCCCTAACACCAGCTTGCTCTGATACTACGATTTCACCTAAAGAAAATACATCACTTTCATCACTGGCGATTGCTATTTGGCAGGCCAGTAAGCTGCAAACAGCAATAGCGATTTTGGTTTTTTTTGTTCTAGTCATCATAGATCCCATTTGTTCAATATTGATTAACATCTGCCTGTAGAAACTTTATTCAGCTACATTTTAAAGGGCGTTATTAGCATCATTTATATTTCGGGTTTCAACATCGGTATAAAGGACCGGAATGCCCATTGCGGGGTTATAAGCCGTCTCTATATTAAGACCGATATAAATGTGCGTATTGTCACGATGGCATTGTTACAATTCAAGATTGACCAATTAGAATTACAACCAAGGCAGCAAAATTCCAGCAAATGGAAAATGGAAATGCAAAAAAGGACAAATTGTCCTTTTTTGAAAGCCGAGGCAAAGATGATTAGCAGTTATCAGGAGGGAGAAGTAAGTTGACCTAGTAATTCAGAGTGAACATTGATCAATCTTGTTTCCACTCTTTTAATTTTCTGTCAATGGTTTTACGAGCAACGCCTAGGTGTTCTGCGGTTAATATTCTATTACCTTGGTAAATATTCATGACTCGAAGGATATGGGCCTTTTCAATTTTCTTGAGGCTCCATTCAATAGGGAAGTCATGCTCATCATGCGTTCGCTCCAACTCTTTTTGTTGAGTTTGCATAAAATAATGTTGAGGTGTGATGTTCTGTATCAGACATTTTTCTACAGTATTTTTAAGTTCTTGCGCATTATTTGGCCAATTGTGTTCAGTAAGACTTAAAAAGTCTGCTGTTTGCCAAGCTTGAAAACGAGACAGAATTTCGTCATAGTTGTTTTCCATAGTTCTTAATAAGTTATTAGTGAAAAACTTTACTAATGTGACAATATCTTCAGGGTGCTGACACAGTGAGGGAAGACTAATATTAACCACAGCTATTCGATAATAAAGATCGCTTAAAAATATCTTATTTTCTACCAGATTTAATAATGATAATTGGCTTAAGCTAATAATGCGTAAAAGTGAGTTATTTTGAAATATAGGACTATTTAAAAGGTGTAATAATTGGGTTTGTTCTGCTATTGAAAGCAAATTAATATGAGTTATGACTAAATAACTGTGTAGTTTGATTTGTGTACAACGGTTTGTAAGTTGATGCCAATCTATTTGGGATGGATCACGACAATCAATATTTATTATCTGGCTTTGCGATGTCGAAAAGAGTTGTAACTGTTTAACTACGAGTTTTTTTCCAGTGCCTGCTTCTCCTTCAATAAGCAAATGATGATGACTAAGGCTGATTTCATATAAGTTTTGCCTGATGTTTTGGACTATTTCGCTTTCTCCAATAAATAATGAATGCTGTGTATTACTATTGTCGCTAATAACTGCAAATTTTTTACGGGATAAGCGTAATTGCCATTGATTAATGGCTTGATCAACATCTTTGTTAAGCAATGGTTTAGCTAAAAAGTCACATGCTCCCATGCGCATGGCTTCAATGATTAACTCTGGTTCATTAGACCTGCTCATTAATATAAAGTTAAGTGGAAAACACAATTCAGCAATATCATCTCTAGTATTTGAATGTACGGTATGGAGAGTGTCTAGTTGTTGTTTGTTATCTGTTAAAGCCTGCCAAAACTCTTTTAATAATGTCGAGTCTATAATGATTAAGTTGAAATGAAACCGTCGAAAACTCACCTTGGCCTGCTCAGCTGTTTTGGTATGCTTAACAAAACCAAAGTATAGCCTTAGAATAGGGTCAAGTTTTTTCCAAGCGTTAAGATCGGGTTCAATAACTAATACCGCAGCATCAGCAATATAGCTAGGTGATTTGTTATTATTCATTGGTATTTACCATTTTCTTAAGCCATTAATCTTTTGGTGATATTTAATCATAAATTGAACAAGAATATGATGTCTAAAGCTGATTTTAAATACAAGCTCCATAAATCGAACATTGGCCACAGAACTGCAAAATTATTTGATTGGTATTTGTAGCTAAGAGCTAAAAAATTTAAAATGATAGAATTATTTGGGATCTAACTACTTGTAGGAATACTATGCCTATTGATTCAAGTGCTATATATATGAGTACGAAACAAGTTGCTGATTACTTAGACTTAAATGAGAAAAAAGTTTATTCAATGGCTAGCCACCGTATTTTACCTGCAACTAAAGTTACTGGTAAATGGTTATTTCCTAAAGTGTTAATAGATAGATGGTTAATGGACTCATGTCATAGTGGGATGCTTTCTGACAGAATGCATATTACTGGCAGTGATGATCCACTCCTTTCAATGTTAGTTGCACAGCTAATGTCTAAAGGAAATCATCAAGAAATCATTAGTTATAGTGCCACGGGGTCGACGCTAGGCTTGGAGTTGCTCTCTCGAGGGTATGCAGATGTTTGTAGTATCCACTGGGAAAGCCAATAAGGTAACCGAGACAGCTTGTATTCTTTGCTTAAAAGCTTCCCTAACCATCCTCAATGGGTCTTAGTGAGCGGCTTTGAGCGTCAACAAGGCTTAATGGTCCGTCAAGAAATGGCATCATTGTTTGATGACAAAGCTAAATCATCGCTACAACCATTACGTTGGGTTTCTCGCCAAAAAGGGGCTGGGAGTCAGCGGCATTTAGAACATTGGTTGATGCAACAAGATGTTAATCCCAATGAGTTATTGTTTAGCGCAACGGCTCAATCAGAACGCGAATTAGCGGGTTATATAGCACGTAAAAATGCTGATATTGGTTTTGGTTGTCAAGCTGTTGCTGTTGAAAGTGGCCTGTACTTCATTCCCAAACTAACGGAGTCGTTTGACTTTGTTATGTCGCAAAGTATTTTTTTTCGACGTCAGTTGCAAGCATTATTAGAGTTGTTAAAACAACCTCAAACAGCACAATTAGCCAATATGCTAACGGGTTATCAACTTGGGGAAAGCGGAAAAATCATTTGGAATGGGCAGTAATTCGATTTTTAAGAGACTTCCCCTTCATATTTACGTAACAATATCGGCTTTACTATGTATTTATTATCTGAATTTTTGTATGGAGTCATAATAAATAACTGCACAACCTTATTTGCTTAACTGTTATGCTTACTCTGTGTCCTTGTTTTGAGAGTTCGATGGATAAATCTGTTTTTTTAGATGCGATGAATATTACTCGCTGGCGTTGTGCCGATAAACCGTTAAAGCCTTATTTAGTGCTGCATGATCTTGATGCTGATTTATCGGATCAAACATTGATTAGTGATGTACTGGGTTTATTGAACGTTGACATTGATCAGTGCGAGTTTGATTGTGAAATGATCAAGGGTCCACAGGTTGTTTGGGATATGCGTAAGGTAAAAACTCGTCCTCGTGTTGCTTGGGTAGTTAGTGCGCCCGTTAGTGACTTATTGATTCACCCCGATGAGAAACGCCAACTGTGGCAGCAAATAATACTGCATATCAATAAATCTGATGTCGATGTGGAGGGTACCTGTGCACAACACTGAATCATACACCATAGTTAATCTTACGCTTGATGATGTTCCTGAGATGGCGAATATAGAAGCCAAGGCACATACTCACCCTTGGTCTAAAGCGGGCTTAGCTGATTGTTTTGGCCCCTTGTATCGGATTATTGGTTTGAAGCAACAAAGTCAGTTATTGGGTTTTGCGGTGGTGCAGCAAATTTTCGATGAAGCGACATTACTTGATATCTGTATTGATCCTGCTCACCAAGGTTTAGGATTCGGTTTATTGCTCATTCGACAGGTTTTTGATGATGCTAAACAAGCCGATGCTGTGGTGGTAATGTTAGAAGTACGACAGTCAAATATTGTGGCGAAAGGATTGTACGAGAAAGTTGGTTTTATTGAGTCTGGCCGACGTAAAAATTATTATGCTACCGAAGATGGTAATGAAGACGCCATTTTAATGGATTTATCTTTGGTATGATTCAGTAGAAGATAAATGTATAGATATAAAAAAACAGCGCTATATTAGCGCTGTTTTTTTATGCAGGTAAAGATAGTTATTTAACTTCTTTGCCCTGTGCTTGTAAATCTGCATGATAGCTTGAACGAACCAATGGACCACAGGCAGCATGGGTAAAGCCAAGTTCATCGGCTAATGCTTTCAATTCATCAAATTCAGCTGGTGGAACATAACGTTCAACAGGTAGGTGGAATTTAGACGGTTGTAAGTATTGGCCCAGTGTTAGCATTTCTACGTTGTGGGCGCGAAGATCGCGTAATACGTCAGCGATCT from Shewanella polaris includes:
- a CDS encoding sigma-54-dependent transcriptional regulator: MNNNKSPSYIADAAVLVIEPDLNAWKKLDPILRLYFGFVKHTKTAEQAKVSFRRFHFNLIIIDSTLLKEFWQALTDNKQQLDTLHTVHSNTRDDIAELCFPLNFILMSRSNEPELIIEAMRMGACDFLAKPLLNKDVDQAINQWQLRLSRKKFAVISDNSNTQHSLFIGESEIVQNIRQNLYEISLSHHHLLIEGEAGTGKKLVVKQLQLFSTSQSQIINIDCRDPSQIDWHQLTNRCTQIKLHSYLVITHINLLSIAEQTQLLHLLNSPIFQNNSLLRIISLSQLSLLNLVENKIFLSDLYYRIAVVNISLPSLCQHPEDIVTLVKFFTNNLLRTMENNYDEILSRFQAWQTADFLSLTEHNWPNNAQELKNTVEKCLIQNITPQHYFMQTQQKELERTHDEHDFPIEWSLKKIEKAHILRVMNIYQGNRILTAEHLGVARKTIDRKLKEWKQD
- the rimI gene encoding ribosomal protein S18-alanine N-acetyltransferase → MWRVPVHNTESYTIVNLTLDDVPEMANIEAKAHTHPWSKAGLADCFGPLYRIIGLKQQSQLLGFAVVQQIFDEATLLDICIDPAHQGLGFGLLLIRQVFDDAKQADAVVVMLEVRQSNIVAKGLYEKVGFIESGRRKNYYATEDGNEDAILMDLSLV